A single Primulina eburnea isolate SZY01 chromosome 11, ASM2296580v1, whole genome shotgun sequence DNA region contains:
- the LOC140805291 gene encoding uncharacterized protein — protein MDKKKVVAPLVCHGHSRPVVDVFYSPVTPDGFFLVSASKDATPMLRNGETGDWIGTFQGHKGAVWSCCLDKHALRAASASADFSAKLWDALTGDELHSFEHKHIVRSCAFSEDTHFLLTGGMEKALRIFDLNRPDAPPREIEKSPGSVRAVTWLHSDQSILSSCTDVGGVRLWDVRTGTIVRTLETKSSVTSAEVSQDGRYITTADGSTVKFWDANHYGLVKSYDMPCIVESASLEPRYGNKFIAGGEDMWIHVFDFHTGAEVGCNKGHHGPVHCVRFSPGGESYASGSEDGTIRIWQMSPLAELETLAVDGPADEVIHQFQNVHIAGDETTETGGKAIQAN, from the exons ATGGATAAGAAGAAGGTTGTGGCTCCACTGGTTTGCCACGGTCATTCTCGGCCCGTGGTCGATGTGTTCTATAGCCCAGTCACACCTGATGGTTTCTTCCTTGTCAGTGCTAGCAAGG ATGCCACTCCCATGTTGAGAAACGGGGAGACTGGAGATTGgattggaacttttcaaggtcATAAAGGTGCAGTGTGGAGTTGTTGCTTGGATAAACATGCTCTACGGGCTGCCTCAGCATCGGCTGATTTTTCTGC GAAACTGTGGGATGCATTAACTGGTGATGAATTGCATTCATTTGAACACAAACACATAGTGCGTTCATGTGCCTTCTCAGAG GATACCCACTTTCTGCTAACTGGAGGAATGGAAAAAGCTCTTCGTATATTTGATTTAAATCGGCCTGATGCACCGCCAAGGGAAATTGAGAAGTCTCCTGGTTCTGTCCGTGCGGTTACTTGGCTTCATAGTGATCAATCGATCTTAAGTTCCTGTACCGATGTTGGAGGGGTGAG GTTATGGGATGTGAGAACTGGTACTATTGTTCGAACACTTGAGACCAAGTCCTCGGTAACTAGTGCTGAAGTGAGCCAAGATGGCCGCTATATAACAACTGCCGATGGGTCAACAGTCAAGTTTTGGGATGCAAATCA CTATGGATTAGTAAAGAGTTACGACATGCCCTGCATTGTGGAATCTGCTTCATTGGAGCCGCGGTATGGTAATAAATTCATTGCTGGCGGAGAAGACATGTGGATTCATGTTTTTGATTTTCACACGGGAGCAGAAGTTG GATGCAACAAGGGGCACCATGGTCCAGTCCACTGTGTGCGGTTCTCTCCGGGAGGTGAATCTTATGCTTCAGGATCCGAAGACGGGACTATTAGAATATGGCAGATGAGCCCTCTAGCGGAACTAGAGACTCTGGCTGTAGATGGACCAGCCGATGAGGTTATTCACCAGTTTCAGAATGTGCACATTGCTGGAGACGAGACTACAGAGACAGGTGGAAAGGCGATACAAGCTAACTAG
- the LOC140805293 gene encoding 26S proteasome regulatory subunit 8 homolog A — protein MATAAIETRTAEKSKQHHQQAGTVSGGGEGLRQYYQQRIQDMQLLVRQKDHDLQRLEAQRNDLNARVRSLKEELQLLQEPGSYVGEVVKVMGKSKVLVKVHPEGKYVVDIDKNIDITKITPSTRVALRNDSYVLHLILPSKVDPLVNLMKVEKVPDSTYDMIGGLDQQIKEIKEVIELPIKHPELFESLGIAQPKGVLLYGPPGTGKTLLARAVAHHTDCTFIRVSGSELVQKYIGEGSRMVRELFVMAREHAPSIIFMDEIDSIGSARMESGSGNGDSEVQRTMLELLNQLDGFEASNKIKVLMATNRIDILDQALLRPGRIDRKIEFPNPNEDSRFDILKIHSRKMNMMRGIDLKKIAEKMNGASGAELKAVCTEAGMFALRERRVHVTQEDFEMAVAKVMKKETDKNMSLRKLWK, from the exons ATGGCGACGGCGGCGATAGAGACTCGAACGGCGGAGAAATCGAAGCAGCATCACCAGCAAGCTGGTACAGTGTCTGGCGGCGGTGAGGGGCTCCGGCAATACTATCAGCAACGTATACAGGATATGCAGCTTCTGGTTCGTCAGAAAGACCACGATCTCCAGCGTCTCGAAGCGCAGCGCAACGACCTTAATGCCCGAG TGAGATCACTAAAGGAAGAGTTGCAGCTCCTTCAAGAACCTGGATCTTATGTTGGTGAAGTGGTCAAAGTCATGGGGAAATCAAAGGTTCTTGTCAAG GTCCATCCTGAGGGGAAGTATGTTGTTGACATTGACAAGAACATTGATATCACTAAGATCACACCGTCAACAAGGGTTGCTTTACGAAATGATAGCTATGTGCTCCACTTGATTCTTCCAAGTAAAGTTGATCCATTGGTGAACCTCATGAAAGTAGAGAAAGTTCCGGACTCCACTTATGACATGATTGGTGGTCTTGACCAGCAAATTAAAGAGATAAAGGAG GTGATTGAACTCCCTATCAAACATCCTGAATTGTTTGAGAGTCTGGGAATTGCTCAGCCTAAG GGAGTCTTGCTATATGGACCTCCTGGCACTGGTAAAACGCTTCTGGCAAGGGCAGTGGCTCATCATACCGACTGCACTTTTATCCGAGTCTCAGGCTCAGAATTAGTACAAAAGTATATTGGAGAAGGCTCTAGGATGGTGAGAGAGCTTTTTGTGATGGCCAG AGAGCATGCTCCATCTATTATCTTCATGGATGAAATTGATAGCATAGGATCTGCTCGCATGGAATCTGGAAGCGGCAATGGGGATAGTGAAGTTCAGAGGACTATGCTGGAGCTACTCAACCAGCTTGATGGTTTCGAAGCATCTAATAAGATAAAA GTACTGATGGCTACTAATAGAATCGACATTCTGGACCAAGCTCTACTTCGGCCTGGAAGAATTGATAGAAAAATAGAGTTCCCAAATCCGAATGAGGAT TCCCGATTTGACATATTGAAGATACATTCGAGGAAAATGAACATGATGCGTGGAATTGATCTGAAGAAGATTGCTGAGAAAATGAACGGCGCATCTGGTGCAGAACTCAAG GCCGTATGCACAGAAGCTGGTATGTTTGCTCTGAGAGAGAGGAGGGTTCATGTTACTCAAGAAGACTTTGAAATGGCTGTTGCGAAGGTCATGAAGAAGGAAACTGACAAAAACATGTCCTTGAGGAAGCTCTGGAAGTAG